The following proteins are co-located in the Frigidibacter mobilis genome:
- a CDS encoding circularly permuted type 2 ATP-grasp protein — protein sequence MATEYFNEMYEGGAVRAPYARLEDWMRSMPAELRQMKQAEAEDLFRRIGITFAVYGEGGDPDRLIPFDMFPRVFAQDEWRKLERGIKQRARALNAFLVDVYGRGEIIKAGKIPSRLVYRNEAYEKAVSGFVPPRGVFSHIVGIDLVRTGPGDFFVLEDNCRTPSGVSYMLENREIMMRMFPALFQNNRIEPVDNYSDLLRRTLASVAPAKCDRDPTIVILTPGHFNSAYYEHSFLADLMGVELVEGADLFVENGFVWMRTTEGPKKVDVIYRRIDDSFLDPLCFRPDSMLGVPGLMDVYRSGGVTICSAPGAGVADDKAVYTFVPEMVRFYLGEEPILNNVPTWQCGKADDLKYVQANLKELVVKEVHGSGGYGMLVGPKSTAEQIEHFAARIAADPGNYIAQPTLALSTVPTFVEEGVAPRHVDLRPYCLVGERIELVPGGLTRVALKDGSLVVNSSQGGGVKDTWVLAE from the coding sequence ATGGCGACCGAGTATTTCAACGAAATGTATGAGGGGGGCGCAGTTCGGGCGCCCTATGCGCGGCTTGAGGACTGGATGCGCTCCATGCCCGCCGAGTTGCGCCAGATGAAACAGGCCGAGGCGGAGGATCTGTTCCGACGCATCGGCATTACCTTCGCCGTCTATGGCGAGGGCGGCGATCCCGACCGGCTGATCCCGTTCGACATGTTCCCGCGGGTCTTCGCGCAGGACGAATGGCGCAAGCTGGAGCGCGGCATCAAGCAGCGGGCGCGGGCGCTGAACGCCTTCCTTGTCGATGTCTATGGCCGGGGCGAGATCATCAAGGCCGGCAAGATCCCCTCGCGGCTGGTCTATCGCAACGAGGCCTATGAAAAGGCCGTGTCAGGCTTCGTGCCGCCGCGGGGCGTGTTCAGTCATATTGTCGGCATCGACCTTGTGCGCACCGGGCCGGGCGATTTCTTCGTGCTGGAAGACAATTGCCGCACGCCAAGCGGGGTCAGCTACATGCTGGAAAACCGCGAGATCATGATGCGGATGTTCCCGGCGCTGTTCCAGAACAACCGGATCGAGCCGGTGGACAATTACTCCGACCTGCTGCGCCGCACGCTGGCCAGCGTCGCCCCGGCGAAATGCGACCGCGACCCGACCATCGTGATCCTGACCCCGGGCCACTTCAACAGCGCCTATTACGAGCACAGCTTCCTGGCCGACCTGATGGGGGTGGAACTGGTCGAGGGCGCCGACCTCTTCGTGGAAAACGGCTTCGTGTGGATGCGCACCACCGAGGGCCCGAAGAAGGTGGACGTGATCTACCGCCGCATCGACGACAGCTTCCTCGATCCGCTGTGCTTCCGCCCCGATTCCATGCTGGGCGTGCCGGGGCTGATGGATGTCTACCGCTCGGGCGGCGTCACGATCTGCTCGGCGCCGGGGGCAGGGGTCGCCGATGACAAGGCGGTCTATACCTTCGTGCCCGAGATGGTGCGCTTCTATCTGGGCGAGGAGCCGATCCTGAACAACGTGCCGACCTGGCAATGCGGCAAGGCGGATGACCTGAAATATGTGCAGGCGAACCTCAAGGAGCTGGTGGTGAAGGAGGTTCACGGCTCGGGCGGCTACGGGATGCTGGTGGGGCCCAAATCCACCGCCGAGCAGATCGAGCATTTCGCGGCCCGCATCGCCGCCGATCCGGGCAATTACATCGCGCAGCCGACGCTGGCACTGTCCACGGTGCCAACCTTCGTGGAAGAGGGGGTGGCGCCGCGCCATGTCGACCTGCGCCCCTACTGCCTTGTGGGCGAGCGGATCGAGCTGGTTCCGGGCGGTCTCACCCGCGTGGCGCTCAAGGATGGCAGCCTTGTCGTGAACTCGTCGCAGGGCGGCGGGGTCAAGGACACCTGGGTTCTGGCGGAGTAG
- a CDS encoding MarR family winged helix-turn-helix transcriptional regulator, protein MDFDKTRSAGYLANHLARLFAQHLAAGIAPLGLAPAQFMALLELWREDGLTQAELCARLDVEQATMAATLGRMARDGLIERRAHPSDRRAQTVHLTDRARALETPATTVAQAVNQQALSALPEVHRQPFVASLHRITEEMRRRRP, encoded by the coding sequence ATGGATTTCGACAAGACACGCTCTGCCGGCTACCTCGCCAACCACCTTGCTCGGCTCTTCGCGCAGCATCTGGCGGCCGGGATCGCGCCGCTTGGCCTCGCCCCCGCACAGTTCATGGCACTGCTGGAACTATGGCGCGAAGACGGGCTGACCCAGGCCGAGCTGTGCGCGCGCCTGGATGTGGAACAGGCAACGATGGCCGCCACGTTGGGGCGGATGGCGCGGGACGGGCTGATCGAGCGGCGGGCGCATCCGTCCGACCGCAGGGCGCAGACGGTCCACCTGACCGACCGCGCCCGCGCGCTGGAGACGCCGGCAACCACAGTCGCGCAGGCGGTTAACCAGCAGGCCCTGAGCGCGTTGCCCGAGGTGCATCGGCAGCCCTTCGTGGCCTCGCTCCACCGGATCACCGAAGAAATGCGCCGCCGCAGGCCCTGA
- a CDS encoding M3 family oligoendopeptidase codes for MPIRLPRPLYDANPAAGGAFGDLPEWDLTDLYPAPDAPEFANDMAWLEQACRDFADDFEGRLADLDAGAMLACVLRYERIETVAGRIMSYAGLRYYQNTLDAARAKFMADAQDKVTNFTTPLVFFSLEFNRLPDEHLAALLEENADLARYTPVFERMRAMRPHQLSDEMERFLHDQSTVGAAAWNRLFDETMAGLMFEVEGEAEPLNLEATLNLLSDPLRAKREAGARALAAVFARNVKLFARVHNTLAKEKDIEDRWRKMPTPQYGRHLSNHVEPEVVQALRDAVVAAYPRLSHRYYALKAKWMGLDRLQVWDRNAPLPTEDVKTVDWPTARAMVMDAYAAFSPEMATIAEPFFDKGWIDAGVKPGKAPGAFAHPTVTEVHPYVMLNYLGKPRDVMTLAHELGHGVHQVLAAGQGEMLASTPLTLAETASVFGEMLTFRKLLEAAKTPAERKILLAGKVEDMINTVVRQIAFYDFECKLHAARREGELTPEDINALWMSIQAESLGPVFEFMEGYETFWSYIPHFVHSPFYVYAYAFGDGLVNALYAAYEEGLPGFEEKYFDMLRAGGSKHHKELLAPFGLDASDPAFWEKGLGMIAGMIDELEAMED; via the coding sequence ATGCCGATCCGCCTTCCCCGCCCGCTTTACGATGCCAACCCGGCCGCCGGCGGCGCATTTGGCGATCTGCCCGAATGGGACCTGACCGACCTTTACCCCGCCCCGGACGCGCCCGAGTTCGCCAATGACATGGCCTGGCTCGAACAGGCCTGCCGCGATTTCGCCGATGATTTCGAGGGGCGGCTGGCCGATCTTGATGCAGGCGCTATGCTGGCCTGCGTGCTGCGCTATGAGCGGATCGAGACGGTGGCCGGGCGGATCATGTCCTATGCCGGCCTGCGCTATTACCAGAACACTCTGGATGCCGCCCGTGCCAAGTTCATGGCCGATGCGCAGGACAAGGTGACGAATTTCACAACGCCGCTGGTGTTCTTCAGCCTGGAGTTCAACCGCCTGCCCGATGAGCATCTGGCGGCACTGCTGGAGGAAAACGCCGATCTGGCCCGCTATACCCCGGTGTTTGAGCGGATGCGTGCCATGCGCCCGCACCAGCTGTCGGACGAGATGGAGCGCTTCTTGCACGACCAGTCCACCGTCGGCGCCGCGGCCTGGAACCGGCTGTTCGACGAGACGATGGCGGGACTGATGTTCGAGGTGGAGGGCGAGGCAGAGCCGCTGAACCTGGAGGCCACGCTGAACCTCTTGTCCGATCCGCTGCGCGCCAAACGCGAGGCGGGCGCGCGGGCGCTGGCGGCGGTGTTCGCGCGGAACGTCAAGCTGTTTGCCCGCGTCCACAACACGCTGGCGAAAGAGAAGGACATCGAGGACCGCTGGCGCAAGATGCCGACCCCGCAATATGGCCGGCACCTGTCGAACCATGTGGAGCCAGAGGTGGTGCAGGCGCTGCGCGATGCGGTGGTCGCGGCCTATCCGCGCCTCAGCCACCGCTATTATGCGCTGAAGGCGAAATGGATGGGGCTGGACCGGCTGCAGGTCTGGGACCGCAACGCGCCGCTGCCGACCGAGGATGTGAAGACCGTCGACTGGCCGACCGCGCGCGCAATGGTGATGGACGCCTACGCCGCCTTCTCGCCCGAGATGGCGACGATTGCCGAGCCCTTCTTCGACAAGGGCTGGATCGACGCAGGCGTGAAGCCCGGCAAGGCGCCCGGCGCCTTTGCCCACCCCACCGTCACCGAGGTGCATCCCTATGTGATGCTGAACTACCTTGGCAAACCGCGCGACGTGATGACGCTGGCGCATGAGCTTGGCCACGGGGTGCATCAGGTGCTGGCGGCGGGACAGGGCGAGATGCTGGCCTCGACCCCGCTGACGCTGGCCGAAACCGCCAGTGTGTTTGGCGAGATGCTGACCTTCCGCAAACTGCTGGAGGCGGCGAAGACGCCCGCCGAACGCAAGATCCTGCTGGCCGGCAAGGTCGAGGACATGATTAACACCGTGGTCCGGCAGATCGCGTTCTATGATTTCGAGTGCAAGCTGCACGCCGCCCGGCGCGAGGGCGAGCTGACGCCCGAAGACATCAACGCCCTGTGGATGAGCATCCAGGCCGAAAGCCTGGGCCCGGTGTTCGAGTTCATGGAAGGGTATGAGACCTTCTGGTCCTATATCCCCCACTTCGTGCACTCGCCCTTCTACGTCTATGCCTATGCCTTTGGCGACGGGCTGGTGAACGCACTTTATGCCGCCTACGAGGAAGGGCTGCCGGGCTTCGAGGAGAAGTATTTCGACATGCTGCGCGCCGGCGGATCCAAGCACCACAAGGAGCTGCTGGCGCCCTTCGGGCTCGATGCCAGCGACCCGGCCTTCTGGGAGAAGGGGCTTGGCATGATCGCAGGCATGATCGACGAGCTGGAGGCAATGGAGGACTGA
- a CDS encoding endonuclease/exonuclease/phosphatase family protein: MTANAFRQRLIGALLCLSVLALLAGTVPGTLPLLSPLGTVARVLDSVAPQMLGLALVLSLLAALLGAWRMGGALAVVIMALTGWFSLQHVQRSLPVADTMQSDVRVIFFNVLSENVANAERIRQAASESGADVLAFAESEALGAVLPQLRTEYPYDSGCQKHCRTLVLSKLPLEPTNPDEGPMAWDGRLVSVTVTPTSGVPFTLIVAHKLKPWFAGQVELQDTQLQTRTNAIAGPLVVVGDFNAAPWSAPSRELIDATGLRAPRVPVPTWPVEAGRFGVPIDNIFVRGGARLTGLQPFGDDLGSNHRGLLAEVAISG, translated from the coding sequence ATGACCGCGAATGCATTCCGGCAACGTTTGATCGGGGCTCTGCTGTGCCTGTCAGTATTGGCGTTGTTGGCCGGCACTGTGCCGGGGACCCTTCCCCTGCTGTCGCCGCTTGGGACGGTGGCGCGGGTACTGGACAGTGTGGCGCCGCAGATGCTGGGCCTTGCCTTGGTGCTTTCCCTGCTGGCGGCCCTGCTGGGGGCCTGGCGGATGGGAGGGGCCCTTGCCGTGGTGATTATGGCGCTGACCGGGTGGTTCAGCCTTCAGCATGTGCAACGCTCGCTGCCAGTGGCCGATACCATGCAGTCGGATGTGAGGGTCATATTTTTCAATGTCCTCAGCGAGAATGTCGCCAATGCCGAGCGGATCAGGCAGGCGGCGAGCGAATCCGGTGCCGATGTGCTGGCTTTCGCGGAAAGCGAGGCGTTGGGGGCGGTCCTGCCACAACTGCGGACAGAGTATCCCTATGACAGCGGCTGCCAGAAACACTGCCGGACGCTTGTTCTGTCGAAACTGCCGCTGGAGCCGACCAATCCCGACGAAGGGCCGATGGCCTGGGACGGACGGCTCGTGTCCGTTACGGTCACCCCGACCAGTGGCGTGCCGTTCACGCTGATCGTGGCGCACAAGCTGAAGCCGTGGTTTGCAGGTCAGGTCGAGCTGCAGGACACGCAGCTGCAGACGCGCACCAATGCCATTGCCGGGCCGCTGGTGGTCGTCGGCGATTTCAACGCCGCACCGTGGAGCGCACCGTCGCGCGAGCTGATCGACGCGACAGGCCTGCGCGCGCCGCGCGTCCCCGTGCCGACCTGGCCGGTCGAGGCCGGGCGCTTCGGTGTGCCGATCGACAACATCTTCGTTCGCGGCGGCGCAAGGCTGACCGGGCTGCAGCCCTTTGGCGATGATCTTGGCTCCAACCATCGTGGCCTGCTGGCCGAGGTGGCGATCAGCGGTTGA
- the rpoH gene encoding RNA polymerase sigma factor RpoH translates to MSSYTNLPAPSPEQGMNRYLQEIRKFPLLEPEEEYMLAKRWVDHEDASAAHRLVTSHLRLAAKIAMGYRGYGLPQAEVISEANVGLMQAVKRFDPERGFRLATYAMWWIRASIQEYILRSWSLVKLGTTSAQKKLFFNLRKAKSKIGALEEGDLRPENVAQIAKDLNVTEAEVVSMNRRLSGGDASLNAMVGSDGDSATQWQDWLEDEDADQAGAYEERDELEARRALLVQAMDVLNDREKDILMQRRLEDSPATLEDLSAQYEVSRERIRQIEVRAFEKLQKRMQDLARERGMLVSA, encoded by the coding sequence ATGAGCAGCTACACCAATCTTCCCGCACCCAGCCCCGAACAGGGGATGAACCGCTACCTTCAGGAGATCCGCAAGTTTCCGCTGCTGGAGCCCGAAGAGGAATACATGCTGGCCAAACGCTGGGTCGATCACGAGGACGCCTCGGCGGCGCACCGGCTGGTCACCTCGCACCTGCGGCTCGCGGCCAAGATCGCAATGGGCTACCGCGGCTACGGGCTGCCGCAGGCGGAAGTGATTTCCGAGGCCAATGTGGGTCTGATGCAGGCGGTCAAACGCTTTGATCCCGAGCGCGGCTTCCGGCTGGCGACCTATGCGATGTGGTGGATCCGCGCCAGCATTCAGGAATACATCCTGCGGTCCTGGAGCCTGGTGAAGCTGGGCACCACCTCGGCCCAGAAGAAGCTGTTCTTCAACCTGCGCAAGGCCAAGTCCAAGATCGGCGCGCTGGAAGAGGGCGACCTGCGCCCGGAAAACGTCGCGCAGATCGCTAAGGACCTGAACGTGACCGAGGCCGAGGTTGTTTCCATGAACCGGCGGTTGTCGGGGGGCGATGCCTCGCTGAACGCGATGGTCGGCTCGGATGGCGACAGCGCGACTCAGTGGCAGGACTGGCTTGAGGACGAGGATGCCGACCAGGCCGGTGCCTATGAGGAGCGCGACGAGCTGGAGGCGCGGCGGGCCCTGCTTGTGCAGGCGATGGATGTGCTGAACGACCGCGAGAAGGACATCCTGATGCAGCGCCGGCTGGAAGACAGTCCGGCGACGCTGGAAGACCTGTCGGCGCAATACGAGGTCAGCCGCGAGCGGATTCGCCAGATCGAGGTGCGGGCCTTCGAGAAGTTGCAAAAGCGCATGCAGGATCTGGCGCGCGAACGCGGTATGCTGGTGTCGGCCTGA
- a CDS encoding RluA family pseudouridine synthase, whose amino-acid sequence MSGIAPCLLHVVIGPDPPERLDKALAREVPEEWALSRSRLTKMIAEGAVSRGGVVLTDQKARVAEGERIDLALGAPEPVETEAEDIPLSVVWEDDDLIVIDKPAGLVVHPAPGTPSGTLVNALLHHCGERLHGVGGERRPGIVHRIDKDTSGLLVAAKTDRAHHGLAAQFEAHTVARHYLALVHGVPDKADPRLRGIKGVSFEAGGILRVATQLARHKTDRQRQAVVEHGGRHAVTRARLDRVFGAPPSLALLDCWLETGRTHQIRVHMGHVGHGLVGDPTYGGRRKPAAKSLGEAAAEAVAAFPRQALHAATLGFEHPVTGEALSFSAPLPADMADLLALLPEA is encoded by the coding sequence TTGTCAGGCATCGCCCCCTGCCTTCTGCATGTCGTGATCGGGCCGGACCCGCCCGAGCGCCTTGATAAGGCGCTGGCGCGCGAGGTGCCAGAGGAATGGGCGCTGTCGCGTTCGCGGCTGACGAAGATGATCGCCGAGGGCGCGGTCAGCCGCGGCGGAGTGGTGCTGACCGACCAGAAGGCCCGCGTGGCCGAGGGCGAGCGGATCGATCTGGCCCTCGGCGCGCCCGAGCCGGTGGAGACCGAGGCCGAGGATATCCCGCTGTCTGTCGTCTGGGAGGATGACGACCTTATCGTCATCGACAAGCCCGCGGGGCTGGTGGTGCATCCGGCACCGGGCACGCCCTCGGGCACGCTGGTCAATGCTCTGCTGCATCATTGCGGCGAGCGGCTGCACGGGGTGGGCGGCGAGCGGCGGCCGGGCATCGTGCACCGGATCGACAAGGATACCAGCGGGCTGCTGGTCGCGGCCAAGACCGACCGGGCGCATCATGGCCTCGCGGCGCAGTTCGAGGCGCATACGGTGGCGCGGCATTATCTGGCGCTGGTCCACGGCGTGCCGGACAAGGCCGATCCGCGGCTGCGCGGGATCAAGGGGGTCAGCTTCGAGGCGGGGGGGATCCTGCGGGTGGCGACGCAGTTGGCGCGGCACAAGACCGACCGGCAGCGGCAGGCTGTGGTGGAACATGGCGGGCGCCATGCGGTGACGCGGGCGCGGCTGGACCGGGTGTTCGGCGCGCCGCCGAGCCTGGCGCTGCTGGACTGCTGGCTGGAAACCGGGCGTACCCATCAGATCCGGGTGCATATGGGCCATGTCGGGCACGGGCTGGTCGGCGATCCGACCTATGGCGGGCGGCGCAAGCCTGCCGCCAAGAGCCTCGGCGAGGCGGCGGCCGAGGCGGTGGCGGCCTTCCCGCGGCAGGCGCTGCACGCAGCGACGCTGGGGTTCGAGCATCCGGTGACCGGCGAGGCGCTGTCCTTCTCGGCGCCACTGCCGGCCGATATGGCGGACCTGCTGGCGCTGCTGCCCGAGGCGTGA
- a CDS encoding DUF6476 family protein — MPDKDDTPNGGEAAPALPELRFLKALVTALAGVMIVGLLAILAILVIRFSQDPAGPALPAEITLPAGTTARAVTFGPGWYAVVTARDEILIFDAATGTLRQTVQIED; from the coding sequence ATGCCTGACAAGGATGATACTCCGAACGGGGGCGAGGCGGCCCCGGCGCTGCCGGAACTGCGTTTCCTGAAGGCACTGGTGACGGCACTGGCCGGGGTGATGATCGTCGGGCTTCTAGCGATCCTTGCGATCCTTGTCATCCGCTTCTCGCAAGATCCCGCCGGCCCGGCGCTGCCGGCCGAGATCACCCTGCCCGCCGGCACCACCGCCCGCGCCGTCACCTTCGGTCCCGGCTGGTATGCCGTCGTCACCGCGAGGGATGAGATCCTGATCTTCGACGCCGCCACCGGCACCCTGCGCCAGACGGTCCAGATCGAGGACTGA
- a CDS encoding VOC family protein, whose amino-acid sequence MKAGAILETVIYAADPQAAAAFYAEVFGLEPVQSVPGRLAFLRCGAQMLLIFNPEATSDPAHQNGIPAHGARGPGHLCFRAESAGELEAWRARLAELGIGIEHEQVWKSGARSLYLRDPAGNSVEIAEAALWEL is encoded by the coding sequence ATGAAGGCAGGCGCAATCCTTGAAACGGTGATCTACGCGGCCGATCCGCAGGCGGCGGCCGCGTTCTATGCCGAGGTTTTCGGGCTGGAGCCGGTGCAATCGGTGCCGGGCCGCCTGGCCTTTCTGCGCTGCGGCGCGCAGATGCTGCTGATCTTCAACCCCGAGGCCACGAGCGACCCCGCCCACCAGAACGGCATCCCGGCGCATGGCGCCCGCGGGCCGGGCCATCTGTGCTTCCGGGCCGAGAGTGCCGGAGAGCTGGAGGCATGGCGCGCCCGGCTGGCAGAGCTTGGCATCGGGATCGAGCATGAGCAGGTCTGGAAGAGTGGCGCCCGCTCGCTCTACCTGCGCGATCCGGCGGGCAATTCGGTCGAGATTGCCGAGGCGGCGCTCTGGGAGCTGTGA
- the mgtE gene encoding magnesium transporter has protein sequence MADNTVEDIEREEEDYGLDATLVGQILEAVEARDTARLEILTQPLHAADIADLLEQIGPAERRDLLRLWPRGIDGEVLSEIDESIREEVIEYLPREMLAEAVRELDSDDVVDLIEDLEQEQQEIILGALDQSDRAAVEQSMAYPEYSAGRLMQREVVTAPEHWTVGETIDFLRAEEWLPDQFYHVVLVDPRQHPVGYVTLGKLLSSRREVALRGLVEDSFRTFSVFQEEGEVAYAFNQYHLISAPVVDEDDRLVGVITIDDAMNVLDQEHEEDVLRLAGVGEESSISDGVMETVKQRAPWLLVNLVTANLAALVISQFSGTIEAIVALAALMPIVASMGGNAGTQSLAVAVRALATKNLTSSNAGRVVRREAMVGAINGVIFAAIMAAVGYLAFGSLLLGSVIGMAMVINLIVAALAGVLVPLALDHYDLDPALASGTFVTTMTDVTGFFAFLGLATVILL, from the coding sequence ATGGCGGACAACACGGTCGAGGATATCGAACGCGAGGAGGAAGACTACGGGCTGGACGCAACCCTGGTCGGGCAGATCCTTGAGGCGGTCGAGGCGCGGGACACGGCGCGGCTCGAGATCCTGACCCAGCCGCTGCATGCCGCCGACATCGCCGACCTTCTGGAACAGATCGGCCCTGCCGAACGGCGTGACCTGCTGCGGCTCTGGCCGCGGGGGATCGACGGCGAGGTGCTGTCCGAGATCGACGAGTCGATCCGCGAGGAGGTGATCGAATACCTGCCGCGCGAGATGCTCGCCGAGGCGGTGCGCGAGCTCGATTCGGACGATGTCGTCGACCTCATCGAGGATCTGGAGCAAGAGCAGCAGGAAATCATCCTCGGCGCGCTCGACCAGTCGGACCGCGCCGCCGTCGAGCAGTCGATGGCCTATCCCGAATACTCCGCCGGCCGCCTGATGCAGCGCGAGGTGGTGACTGCGCCCGAACATTGGACGGTGGGCGAGACCATCGACTTCCTGCGCGCCGAAGAGTGGCTGCCCGACCAGTTCTACCATGTGGTGCTGGTCGATCCGCGCCAGCACCCGGTCGGCTATGTGACGCTTGGCAAGCTGCTGTCGTCGCGGCGCGAGGTGGCCCTGCGCGGGCTGGTCGAAGACAGTTTCCGTACCTTCAGTGTGTTTCAGGAGGAAGGCGAGGTCGCCTATGCCTTCAACCAGTATCACCTGATTTCGGCCCCGGTGGTGGATGAGGATGACCGGCTGGTCGGCGTCATCACCATCGACGACGCGATGAACGTGCTGGACCAGGAGCATGAGGAAGACGTACTGCGCTTGGCCGGCGTCGGCGAGGAAAGCTCGATTTCCGATGGCGTGATGGAAACGGTGAAGCAGCGCGCCCCCTGGCTGCTGGTGAACCTTGTGACCGCGAACCTTGCGGCACTGGTGATCTCGCAATTCTCGGGCACGATCGAGGCGATCGTGGCGCTGGCGGCGCTGATGCCGATCGTGGCCTCGATGGGCGGCAACGCCGGCACCCAGTCGCTGGCGGTGGCGGTGCGGGCGCTGGCGACCAAGAACCTGACCAGTTCCAACGCGGGCCGGGTGGTGCGGCGCGAGGCGATGGTGGGGGCGATCAACGGCGTGATCTTCGCGGCGATCATGGCGGCGGTGGGCTATCTTGCCTTCGGCTCGCTGCTGCTGGGGTCTGTCATCGGCATGGCGATGGTCATCAACCTGATCGTGGCGGCGCTGGCCGGCGTGCTGGTGCCGCTGGCGCTGGATCATTACGATCTGGACCCGGCGCTGGCCTCGGGCACCTTCGTCACCACGATGACCGATGTGACCGGCTTCTTCGCCTTCCTTGGCCTTGCCACGGTGATCTTGCTATGA
- a CDS encoding GntR family transcriptional regulator, translating into MDSKAAKSGMKVERPAKTLRELALGNLREAILDGVFKPGDRLVERDLCEQLGVSRTIVREVLRHLESEGLVSTQVGKGPIVAPLDADIAQQIYEVRGALEAMAARLCAESDDPTIAPALDAALAGIRDGYATGDMGHVLTSTSEFYRVLFSKVNRHVAWEIVNMLTVRINHLRSMTIKTDKRDVEGPAQMAAIVEAIRDRDGARAYHVATEHVTSAAEIAMQIFADRQQR; encoded by the coding sequence ATGGACAGCAAGGCCGCGAAATCAGGCATGAAGGTCGAGCGACCTGCCAAGACGCTGCGCGAGCTCGCCCTTGGCAACCTGCGCGAAGCGATCCTGGACGGGGTCTTCAAGCCGGGGGACCGTCTGGTCGAGCGGGATCTGTGCGAACAGCTCGGTGTCAGCCGAACCATCGTGCGCGAGGTTCTGCGCCACCTGGAATCCGAAGGGCTCGTCAGCACCCAGGTCGGCAAGGGGCCGATCGTCGCCCCGCTCGACGCCGACATTGCGCAGCAGATCTACGAGGTCCGGGGGGCGCTGGAGGCGATGGCCGCGCGCCTTTGTGCGGAAAGTGACGATCCGACCATCGCACCCGCGCTCGATGCGGCGCTGGCCGGCATCCGCGACGGTTATGCCACGGGCGACATGGGCCATGTCCTGACCAGCACGTCAGAGTTCTACCGGGTGCTGTTCAGCAAGGTGAACCGCCATGTCGCCTGGGAGATCGTCAACATGCTGACGGTTCGCATCAACCATCTGCGATCCATGACCATCAAGACCGACAAGCGCGATGTCGAGGGGCCAGCGCAGATGGCCGCCATCGTCGAGGCGATCCGGGACCGGGACGGGGCCCGTGCCTACCACGTGGCGACAGAGCATGTCACCAGTGCGGCGGAAATCGCCATGCAGATCTTTGCCGACCGCCAGCAGAGGTAG